The Deinococcus malanensis genome includes a region encoding these proteins:
- a CDS encoding App1 family protein translates to MSSAKTAFKALLPVLERLVTVTDRTASRYLQPRRARGKLILQPYVGWGTPEHVELSGRVLLPRTIHPARKGDRRLRNVQNILRRMLSREVGGVTVSGTLGGQSVSAVSDSDGYFTLVFAPPEPLAGGWHQVSLQIGGREGVTPGRVQVVAAARYGIISDLDDTVIQSDVTSVVRMLQTVLSGNARTRLPFPGVGALYRALTREGEARNPIFYVSSSPWNFFDLLWQFLEYRRIPLGPLFLRNWGFDLLSGHGNYKHTMIEQLFRKYPQLPFVLVGDSGEKDPEIYAEVVRRHPNRVLAVYIRDVTEASRDEGVQKLRAEVRKAGVDLVLTADSLNAASHAMAMGLITPGEYRSVLTSVARSYET, encoded by the coding sequence AGACTGCTTTCAAGGCCCTGCTGCCGGTACTCGAAAGGCTGGTCACGGTCACCGACCGGACGGCCAGCCGCTACCTGCAACCCCGCCGCGCCCGGGGCAAGCTGATCCTGCAGCCTTATGTCGGCTGGGGCACCCCCGAGCATGTCGAGCTCTCGGGCCGGGTGCTGCTGCCGCGGACGATCCATCCGGCCCGCAAGGGCGACCGCCGGCTGCGCAACGTGCAGAACATCCTTCGCCGCATGCTCTCGCGCGAGGTCGGCGGCGTGACTGTATCCGGGACGCTGGGTGGCCAGAGCGTATCAGCTGTCAGCGATTCGGACGGGTACTTCACGCTGGTGTTCGCACCGCCTGAACCGCTGGCTGGCGGCTGGCACCAGGTCTCGCTGCAGATCGGTGGCCGTGAAGGGGTGACGCCCGGCCGCGTGCAGGTGGTTGCGGCGGCCCGTTACGGCATTATCAGCGACCTGGACGACACTGTGATCCAGTCGGACGTGACCAGCGTGGTGCGCATGCTGCAGACTGTCCTGAGCGGAAACGCCCGGACCCGGCTGCCGTTTCCCGGGGTCGGGGCGCTGTACCGCGCCCTGACCCGCGAGGGAGAGGCCCGCAACCCGATTTTTTACGTCTCCAGCAGCCCGTGGAATTTCTTCGACCTGCTGTGGCAGTTTCTGGAGTACCGCCGCATTCCGCTGGGGCCGCTGTTCCTGCGCAACTGGGGCTTTGATCTGCTGTCCGGTCACGGCAATTACAAGCACACCATGATCGAACAGCTGTTCCGCAAGTACCCGCAGCTTCCTTTCGTACTGGTCGGAGACAGTGGTGAGAAGGACCCCGAAATTTATGCCGAGGTGGTGCGCCGTCATCCCAACCGGGTGCTGGCGGTCTATATCCGCGACGTGACCGAGGCCTCCCGAGACGAGGGCGTGCAGAAACTGCGCGCGGAGGTCCGCAAGGCCGGGGTGGATCTGGTACTGACGGCCGACAGCCTGAACGCCGCCAGCCACGCCATGGCCATGGGCCTGATCACACCAGGTGAATACCGCAGCGTCCTGACCAGTGTGGCCCGCTCCTACGAAACCTGA